The Blastomonas sp. SL216 DNA window AGCGCAGCATCGCATGGCCGGTATCCGCCGCCCAGGCATCGAGCGCCAGCGCCTTGGTGCCGGTCATGTCGCTGGCATAGCCGGGCAGGAAGACAAGCGTCGGCGCGCCGACGCGCTCGGGCGCTGCGCGGCGATGCGAATAGACGATACGCGGCCGGTCGGCGCGGTCGAGAAAGCTGAGGCTGTTGGTCATGGCTGGCGGCTTAGCCGAGCATCACCTGTCTGGCTAGCCACGCCTCTCCCCTCCCTCTGGGGAGGGGTGGCCGAAGGCCGGGGTGGGGATGCGCGACCTGTGGTGCTCCTGGCCCACCCCGGTGCGGCAAGCCGCACCTGCCCCTCCCGCATGCGGGAGGGGAAAGGGCGTGCGCATCATCTGCCTCTCCCTCGATGGGAGAGGCAGCGAGACTTGGCGACGTGAGGAGCCTAGTCGCAGCGGTGAGGGTGAGGGCGCGGCTCGGCGCGACATCACGACGGAGGCCCTATCTTGCGCGATCACCCCCACCCAACCCTCCCCCATCAAGGGGGAGGGCTTCAGGCTCAATCGCGCATGAAGATCGCCTCGATCGGCAGGGCGAACAGATCGGCGATGCGGAAGGCAAGGGGGAGCGAAGGGTCGTATTTAGTGCCGAGGTTAGGCGTAGGTTGCGACTGGTGAACGAAACATTACCGAGGTCGGTCTGGCAACAAGTACTTTATTTTCAAATGATGCCATTTTGTGTATAGCTTAAACATGATCACTTTTGATTCGGTGCAGCAAGAAATTGAGTGGGCGAGGTCTAATCTCAATCGAGCTGGGATTTTGTTGGATCAATATGTTGAGAGTCAGCCCTTTTCCTTAGTGATTGAGGATGACGCCGAGACTGGTGGAAAAATCCACAAAATTAAGCGAATGGTGGATCCACCTACCGAAATCGGTCATTTGATTAGAAATTCTATTCTTGACTTGAAGCACTCGTTCGACAGGTCTCTTCATGTGGCAGCATTCACTGCCGGAAGGGAGGATTTTAACAAAAATTACCCTTGGTCAGAAAATGTCGCCGGGCTAAAGGCGATTCTGCGCTCGCGCCAGTCCAAAAATTCGACATCTTTACCTCTCAATATTATCAAGGAGATTTTTCGCCAAAAGCCGTACTCTGGAGAAAAAATGCCGATATCAAGCCGGTATTTAGTAAGGGAAATGGCTCAAATGGCGAATAATAAGCACTCAATTGGATTTGAGTTTGTTGCTAGGCCTAGCGGGACTATGATTTCGGGTTTCATGTCGTATAATGCTTCTATATCGTTTGGTACATGGGACGCGGTGAACAAGGAAAGTGTATTTGTTAGAGTTTGGCCCGGTGGACACGCAGCTTATGGGCAAACTAGCATATCCGTCGATATATTCTTCAAGCGAGATGGTCCGATAGGTAAGGTACCGGCTTCGGTTGCGTTAAGAGAATTTTTAAAAAGCGCTCAAATGTCTCTTGAAGGGTTTCAGCGGGTCTGTGGCGTTTAAGTTATCTGGATTGATACAGAGCGCCCGATTTGGCTACGTTACACCAAATGGCAATCAGATTTTTTGATGAAAGTCCCAAGTTGGTTGCACTTGTGATCGGCGAGAAGCTCGTCTCCTGAACTAAGAGGGGGGAGCTTCGTGGTGCGCCTAGTGACTCCCGCCCCCTTCCCCGCTATACCGAGCGCATGGCGAGCATCCGCACCCTCACTAGCACAACCACTCCGGGCGACCGGGGGCGGGGCTGCGTGGGCTGAAGGGCACGCGGCGCTGGCCACCCGGAGCGGGTGGCGCGGCGTCGGCTCTCCCGCACTTTCCGGCAAGAAACACAGGCGCATAACCCCTTTTGGGGCGCGGCGCTTTGTGCCATGGCGCCTCAGGCGCTGCAGGGCGCCAGGAACAGGAAAGACAGTCATGTCCCAGCTTTTGAAGATCAGCCTGCCCGATGGATCGGTGCGCGAAATGCCCGAGGGCTCGACGCCCGCCGATGTCGCCGCCGCGATCGGTCCCGGCCTTGCCAAGGCGGCGATTGCCGCGCGTGTCGATGGCGAGCTGCGCGATATCACGCGCCCCTTTACCGGCGATGCGCAGCTGGCCTTGGTCACCGCGAAGGACGAGGCCGATGCGCTGGAGCTGGCGCGGCACGATTTCGCGCATGTGCTCGCCGAAGCGGTGCAGAACCTGTTCCCGGGCACGCAGATCACCTTCGGTCCATCGACCGACGACGGCTTCTATTATGACTTTGCGCCTGCCGAGCGCCCGTTCACTGACGAGGACCTGCCCGTCATCGAGGCCGAGATGCGCCGCATCATCGCTGCGAACAAGCCGCTCAAGCGCGAGGTGTGGGAACGCGATGCGCTGATCGCGCGCTGGACCGAGCAGGGCGAGACGTTCAAGGCCGAATGGGCCGCCGAACTGCCCCAGGGCGACGAAATTACGGTCTATTGGTCGGGGGACGACTGGATGGACATGTGCCGCGGGCCGCATCTGGCCTCGACCGGCAGGCTCGATCCTGCAGCGTTCAAGCTGACGCGCGTGTCGGGCGCCTATTGGCGGGGCGACCAGCGCAACCCGCAATTGTCGCGCATCTATGGCACCGGCTGGCTCAACAAGAAGCAGCTCGACGCGCATCTGGTGCGGCTGGAAGAGGCGGCCAAGCGCGATCATCGCAAGATCGGGCAGGAAATGGACCTGTTCCACCTGCAGCAGGAGGCGCACGGGTCGGTCTTCTGGCATCCGCGCGGCTTCGTGATCTATCGCGCGCTGGAGGCCTATATGCGCCGCCGGCTCGATGCCGCGGGCTATCTGGAGGTCAAGACCCCGCAGGTGATGGACGCGCGCCAATGGGAGCAGTCCGGGCACTGGGGCAAATATCGCGAGAACATGTTCGTCATCCCCGACGAGGTGCCCAACACCGAGGATGAAGGCCCGGTCGTGTCGAACGATGCCGCGTGGATGGCCTTGAAGCCGATGAACTGCCCGGCGCACGTCCTGATCTTCCGCCAGGGCATCAAGAGCTATCGCGACCTGCCCTTGCGCCTCGCCGAAATGGGCTGCTGTCACCGCAACGAGCCGCATGGCGCGCTGCACGGGCTGATGCGCGTGCGCCAGTTCACGCAGGACGATGCGCACATCTTTTGCCGCGAGGACCAGCTGGTCGACGAGATCAGCAAATTCTGCGACCTGCTCGACGTGGTCTACAAGGATCTGGGTTTTGGCGATTATGCCATCAAGCTCGCGCTGCGCCCCGAAAAGCGGTTCGGCAGTGACGAGATGTGGGACTGGTCCGAACAGTCGATGCGCGATGCCGTCGCCGCCACGGGGCGCAACACCGAAGAATGGGGCTGGGAAGAGCTGCCCGGCGAAGGTGCCTTCTATGCGCCCAAGCTGGAATTCCATCTCACTGATGCGATCGGCCGCACCTGGCAGGTGGGCACGATCCAGACCGATACCGTGCTGCCCGAACGGCTCGATGCCAGCTATGTCGCGGAGGATGGCAACCGCCACCGCCCGATCATGCTGCACCGTGCGATCCTGGGAAGCTATGAGCGGTTCATCGGCATCCTGATCGAGCATTATGCGGGCAAGTTCCCGCTGTGGCTCGCGCCGGTCCAGGCGGTGGTCGCGACAATCGTGTCCGATGCCGATGATTATGCGCGCGAGGTGGTGGCCCAGCTTCAGGCGGCGGGCATCCGCGTCGAGGAGGATCTGCGCAACGAGAAGATCAACTACAAGGTGCGCGAGCATTCGGTGGGCCGCGTGCCCAACATCCTGGTCGTCGGCAAGCAGGAGGCCGAAAAGCGCACCGTGGCGCTTCGCCGCCTGGGCGAACAGCAGCAGCAGTTCCTTTCGCTCGACGAGGCGGTGGCAATGCTGAAGAACGAGGCGCTTCCGCCCGATCTCAAGGGCTGACACGCCCAGCATCGGTTGAAGCAAAAGCCCCCTGTTCCACCACCGGAACAGGGGGCTTTTTCATGCCCGCGCCATGCCGCTCTCGCGCAAAAGAAAAGGGCGCGATGGCCAAGCCACCGCGCCCCGATCCTCTCCCGCGAGGGGAAACGTCTTAGAAGGTCACGCGAACCCCGAAACGCACCGCCCAGAGCGAGCCGCGCAGATCGACAGCCTCGGCCGGAGCCGTGAAGGTGGTGCCGGTGCGGTTGGCGAACTGGTACTGCGCGCAGGTGTTGGTGCCCTGCGCAACGCAGGTCACGTTGGCGATCGTGCCGTAATAGGGGAAGCCAACCTGACGGATGGTGCCCCAATCGGAGTCGAGCAGGTTGAGGACGTTCTCGACGTCCGCCAGCAGTTCGACCTTGGTGCCCAGCACGAACGGCACTTCCTGACGCAGCGACAGGTCGAGCTTGTTGTAGCGCGGGGTGCGACCGATGTTCTTCGGCGCGATGCGGCCCTGATACTTGTTCAGCTCGGAATTCTGAACGAAGCTCTGGAAACCGGCAAAGTCGAAGTTTGTAGCATAGGTCACCAGCGGATCAGCCGTCCGCGACGCGACGTTGGGCACGTACGCCAGATAACGGTTGTTGGTACCGGTGACACCGAAGACCGCCGAACGTAGGTTACCCGATGCCTGGTCGGCAAAGGTGTAGCTGTAACGCTGACCCGAGAGCGAGTTGAAGAACAGCTCGAACCGGGTGGTGTTGTCGCCGAACAGCTTGGCGTCATAGCCCATGACGATGCGGAAGGCATCGTCACGCTGATAGTTGGACGTGCCATAAGCCGCGAAGTTCGGGTCCACGACCGCCGCGTTGGTGTAGTTCGAGAACGCCACCGACGAGGTGCCGGAGTTGGTGTCCTTGGCGCGCTGGTAGGTATAGGCACCGCCGAGGCGGAAGCCGTTTTCCCAGCGCTTGTCGAACCGTGCGACCACGTTCCAGCTGTAACCGCGATCGTCGTTGGTCAGCAGGATGTCGGTGTTGGTGGTTGCACCCTGGCCAGCCAGGACGCTGTAGCGCGGACGGCCATCGGGCAGAACGCCGGTCACGACCGAACGCAGATCGGTCCAGGTCAGACCCGACTTCACCTTCGACCAGACCACATCCACACCGAAGTTCCAGTTGTCGCCCAGGAAGCCGAGATCAGCATTGTAATCCACGGTGCCCGAAACGCGCCACTGCGACGGGATCTTGTAGTTCGGATCCAGTGCGTTGGTCGGCGACTGCGCGGTACCGGCGGTGCGGATCGCATCAACCAGCGCCTGCGGAATACCGGTGCCGCCCGAAACGTTGTTCAGCGTCGCTGCACCGATCGCGTTCTGCTGCGCAGCGCTCAAACCGGTGACGCCCGAAATGGTGAAGGTGTCAGGAGCGCCGCCCGTGCCGGGAACACGACGAACCTGCACGTTACCCAGCGTCGGACCGGGGTTCGAATAGCTGTTCGAAATCCACACATTGGGGTTGCCGCCGCCGAACAGACCGGCCGAACCGCGGACGGTCAGGCGATCGGTCGGCTTCCAGTTGAGGCCGAAGCGCGGCTGGAACAGCTGGCGACCGTTGAGGGTCTGAGCGTTGGTGAAACCGAAGCGGTTGAAGAAGTCGTTGTTGACGAACGGACGATCGGGGGTGTCGAACAGGTCCCAGCGGAAGCCGGCGGTGACCACCAGGGTGTCGGTGACGTCAACGGTATCCTGCAGACCGAAGGTCCAGCTGTTGTTTTCGAAATCGGCGGTGACCGTATCGATGCCGCCACGCAGAGGAGCCGAGAAGTTCAGCTCATTGGCCTGACGGTTCTGCAGACCTGCGATCGAGTCGAAATACCAGGCACCCGAGACGCGCTGGGCGAACAGGTTGCGGATATCCTGGGTGCGACGCTCGGCAATCAGCTTGAGCGTGTGGTTGTTCAGCTGCAGCGTGGCCTGGAACTCGATGTTCAGCGACTGCGCATCGAGCTCGTTCGCCTGGCGGCTGATGTCCGGACCGAAGGTGAGCTGACGCTGGCCTGCGGTACAGGTCAGTGCCGCCGTGGCAATCGTCTGATTGGTAATCGGAGCAGGCGAGGTCGGGTCGAGACAGGTGCGGAACTCACCGAAGGACGCTGCGCCGAACGGCTGCTGGATGCGGACATAATCGGCATAGGACACGCGCAGCTGGGTCGAGAAATTGTCGGTCCACTGGTCGTTGAACTGGACGATGCCGAAATGGTTGGTCGCGCCCTGGTTGTAGTTGTTCGACAGGTACGAGAAAGTGGGGTTGGTCGCTGTCAGCGCACCGATACCGGTCTGGCCAGCGGTGACGTTACCCTTGTTGTAGATATAGGTGAACGTGGCGCGGTGACCGTCGGCGATGTTCCAGTCGACCTTGGCAACGACCTTGTCATCCTTCTCGGGAATGTTGCCGCCGACACCCTGGGTGTCGAAATTATAGACGTTCTGGGCGATCGCGCTGATATTGCTGAGCTGGGCATCGGAAATGCCGAGCGCTCCGGGCAGGATGGGGGCAGGCACGACGTCCCGCAGCCGCTCATAGGTCAGCGAGAAGAACAGCTTGTCCTCGATGATCGGGCCGGTCAGCTGCGCGGTGTAGATCTTCGATTCGAAGGCGCCGGTACGACGAACGCCGCGGGCAGTGTCGCCGCGCAGGCTGTCATCGCCGTAATAGAAGCCGGCAAGGCCCGAGAACTCGTTCGAGCCCGACTTCAGCTGCGCGTTGATCGCGCCGCCCTGGAAAAAGCCCTGCTGGATGTCGACGGGAGCGACTTCCACCGAGAACTCGCCGATTGCATCGAGCGGAACCGGACCACGGGTCGAAACAAGGCCGCCGGCTTCCAGACCGAAGGGATCGCCAAAGGCGACGCCGTCAACGGTGAAGCGGTTGAAGCGGTTGTTCTGTCCTGCGATCGAGATCGCGCCGCCATTGGTCGGATCGAGGTTCACGCGCGGGTCGCGCGCGGCCAGGTTGCGGATGTCGCGGTTGACGTTCGAGACGCCTGCGATGTCGCGAGCGGTCAGCACGGTGCCGGCGCCCGATTCGAGCGGGGTCGATGCGGCGATCGACGAAGCGGTCACGACGATGACGGCTTCGGACTGCAGTTCGACCGGCAGACGGAAGGGCTGGCCAGCCTGGAGGAAGATGTCGGTGACCGACGACTGTTCAAAGCCCGATGCGTTGACTTCGACCGTGAACGGGCCGCCCAGACGCAGACCGACGGCGCTGAAGTTGCCTTCGGCGTCGGTGGTGGTGGTGGCCACGGTGCCCGACGGCGTGTGGATCACCTTGACGTCGGCATTGGCAACCGGTGCGCCATTGGCGGTGACGGAACCACGGACCGACGAGGTCGTTTCCTGTGCGTGCGCCGGTGCGGCCATGACGGTGGCCAGCGAAAGCGCCGCGGCGCTTGCCGCGAGATAATAGCGAATCTGCATGTGTCATTCCCCGTTTCTTGCCGCCCATGGGACACTGGCGGCGATGAAAGCGCTCTCAAAAATCAAGAGATGAGCGGCGCACTAGGGGGCGCTAAGGACAGAAAAGCGAAACGAATGTGAAGGAAATGTGACAGATTTAAGTCACGATATGACGGTTCGCTTGGGAATCGTTCGCAAATGCACCAAACCATTGAAATAGCGATGTAAATTGGCGCATTCCAGCCTTGCTGCGGGCAAGGCGATCCGCTGCCCAGTCGCCGCTGCATGACGTTTTGTTCGCAACTGCGGCATAAATGACACGCTGCCCGGGCTGGCTGCGCGGGCGGCCGTTACAATTGCCCCAACGTGGCGACGACTCGCGCCAAAAGAAGGGGACGCAAAGCCTTCGCCCTGCGTCCCCCTGATAATCTTCAGCAATCTGGCCGGAATATCCGGACGTGAAGGGTCAGGCAGCGTCGCCTGCACCTACCTTGTCCTTGGCAGCGAAGACCTGAATCGGGTCCTTGCGGCCTTCGACCACGTCGCGGTCGACCACGATCTCGGCTACGCCCTTCATGCCGGGCAGTTCGAACATGGTGTCGAGCAGCATCGCCTCGACGATCGAACGCAGGCCGCGTGCGCCGGTCTTTCGCTCGATGGCCTTTTTGGCGATCGCCTCGAGCGCGTCATCGGTGAAGCTCAGCTCCACGTCTTCCAGCTCGAACAGCTTCTGATACTGCTTGATCAGCGCGTTCTTGGGTTCCTTGAGAATCTTCACCAGCGCGGTGATATCCAGGTCCTCGAGCGTCGCGATGACCGGCAGACGACCGACGAATTCAGGGATCAGGCCGAACTTCAGCAGATCCTCGGGCTCGCCATGGCGCAGCAGTTCGCCGGTCTTGCGCTCTTCGGGCGCAGCAACATGCGCGCCGAAGCCGATCGACTTGCCCTGCAGGCGGTCACCGATGATCTTTTCAAGGCCCGCAAACGCACCGCCGCAGATGAACAGGATGTTGGTCGTGTCCACCTGCAGGAATTCCTGC harbors:
- a CDS encoding TonB-dependent receptor — its product is MQIRYYLAASAAALSLATVMAAPAHAQETTSSVRGSVTANGAPVANADVKVIHTPSGTVATTTTDAEGNFSAVGLRLGGPFTVEVNASGFEQSSVTDIFLQAGQPFRLPVELQSEAVIVVTASSIAASTPLESGAGTVLTARDIAGVSNVNRDIRNLAARDPRVNLDPTNGGAISIAGQNNRFNRFTVDGVAFGDPFGLEAGGLVSTRGPVPLDAIGEFSVEVAPVDIQQGFFQGGAINAQLKSGSNEFSGLAGFYYGDDSLRGDTARGVRRTGAFESKIYTAQLTGPIIEDKLFFSLTYERLRDVVPAPILPGALGISDAQLSNISAIAQNVYNFDTQGVGGNIPEKDDKVVAKVDWNIADGHRATFTYIYNKGNVTAGQTGIGALTATNPTFSYLSNNYNQGATNHFGIVQFNDQWTDNFSTQLRVSYADYVRIQQPFGAASFGEFRTCLDPTSPAPITNQTIATAALTCTAGQRQLTFGPDISRQANELDAQSLNIEFQATLQLNNHTLKLIAERRTQDIRNLFAQRVSGAWYFDSIAGLQNRQANELNFSAPLRGGIDTVTADFENNSWTFGLQDTVDVTDTLVVTAGFRWDLFDTPDRPFVNNDFFNRFGFTNAQTLNGRQLFQPRFGLNWKPTDRLTVRGSAGLFGGGNPNVWISNSYSNPGPTLGNVQVRRVPGTGGAPDTFTISGVTGLSAAQQNAIGAATLNNVSGGTGIPQALVDAIRTAGTAQSPTNALDPNYKIPSQWRVSGTVDYNADLGFLGDNWNFGVDVVWSKVKSGLTWTDLRSVVTGVLPDGRPRYSVLAGQGATTNTDILLTNDDRGYSWNVVARFDKRWENGFRLGGAYTYQRAKDTNSGTSSVAFSNYTNAAVVDPNFAAYGTSNYQRDDAFRIVMGYDAKLFGDNTTRFELFFNSLSGQRYSYTFADQASGNLRSAVFGVTGTNNRYLAYVPNVASRTADPLVTYATNFDFAGFQSFVQNSELNKYQGRIAPKNIGRTPRYNKLDLSLRQEVPFVLGTKVELLADVENVLNLLDSDWGTIRQVGFPYYGTIANVTCVAQGTNTCAQYQFANRTGTTFTAPAEAVDLRGSLWAVRFGVRVTF
- the thrS gene encoding threonine--tRNA ligase, giving the protein MSQLLKISLPDGSVREMPEGSTPADVAAAIGPGLAKAAIAARVDGELRDITRPFTGDAQLALVTAKDEADALELARHDFAHVLAEAVQNLFPGTQITFGPSTDDGFYYDFAPAERPFTDEDLPVIEAEMRRIIAANKPLKREVWERDALIARWTEQGETFKAEWAAELPQGDEITVYWSGDDWMDMCRGPHLASTGRLDPAAFKLTRVSGAYWRGDQRNPQLSRIYGTGWLNKKQLDAHLVRLEEAAKRDHRKIGQEMDLFHLQQEAHGSVFWHPRGFVIYRALEAYMRRRLDAAGYLEVKTPQVMDARQWEQSGHWGKYRENMFVIPDEVPNTEDEGPVVSNDAAWMALKPMNCPAHVLIFRQGIKSYRDLPLRLAEMGCCHRNEPHGALHGLMRVRQFTQDDAHIFCREDQLVDEISKFCDLLDVVYKDLGFGDYAIKLALRPEKRFGSDEMWDWSEQSMRDAVAATGRNTEEWGWEELPGEGAFYAPKLEFHLTDAIGRTWQVGTIQTDTVLPERLDASYVAEDGNRHRPIMLHRAILGSYERFIGILIEHYAGKFPLWLAPVQAVVATIVSDADDYAREVVAQLQAAGIRVEEDLRNEKINYKVREHSVGRVPNILVVGKQEAEKRTVALRRLGEQQQQFLSLDEAVAMLKNEALPPDLKG